The following proteins are encoded in a genomic region of Magnolia sinica isolate HGM2019 chromosome 1, MsV1, whole genome shotgun sequence:
- the LOC131245125 gene encoding ubiquitin-like-specific protease 1A, with protein sequence MKIKENFFTNQNSLVKRVKAQGRKRIPSKVLQSLYTEILCKTKGKSICETLGIQSHIEKSGEYMLSEEEMNAITTLKAQNKIKDETFGPLCVERRSLESLLNPMKLVNDEVISKYTELMAIRENIGGHNLLKCHFFNAWFHKFVCTTRIIAKGNKKIEDIYYDGNDVKIKCIIRKIPYDLKSKEKIMIPLNEMSHWYLLVIDLKRKIFSIYNSLKGHQTSTYINTMVSRLKIHLLKNCEIECDGFTVSIGQECPQQPNSVDCGVYLMKFMECLSRGDIFDFNSGPMNFERKKLVAQLMLGKMITPQ encoded by the exons ATGAAgataaaagagaatttttttaCAAATCAAAACTCTTTAGTGAAGCGTGTCAAAGCGCAAGGTAGGAAGAGGATTCCTTCAAAAGTCTTACAATCTCTATACACTGAAATTCTATGTAAAACCAAAGGTAAAAGTATATGTGAAACTCTTGGAATCCAATCACATATAGAAAAGAGTGGTGAATATATGTTATCCGAAGAAGAGATGAATGCAATTACGACTCTTAAAGCTCAGAATAAAATCAA GGATGAAACATTTGGCCCACTTTGTGTCGAAAGGAGATCCTTAGAGTCATTGTTGAATCCAATGAAATTGGTAAATGATGAG GTTATATCCAAGTATACTGAATTGATGGCTATTCGAGAAAATATTGGTGGGCATAATTTGTTAAAATGTCACTTCTTCAACGCATGGTTTCAT AAATTTGTGTGTACAACGAGAATTATAGCGAAAGGAAACAAGAAAATTGAAGATATATATTATGATGGTAATGATGTAAAAATTAAATGTATTATAAGGAAGATTCCTTACGATCTAAAGAGTAAAGAAAAAATTATGATCCCATTGAATGAAATGTCCCATTGGTACTTGCTTGTCATTGACTTAAAGagaaaaatattttcaatttacaaCTCTCTCAAAGGTCACCAAACATCAACCTACATCAATACGATG GTTTCACGTTTGAAGATCCATTTATTAAAAAATTGTGAAATAGAATGTGATGGATTTACTGTCTCTATAGGCCAAGAATGCCCCCAGCAACCAAATTC GGTTGATTGTGGTGTCTACTTAATGAAATTTATGGAATGTCTTTCCCGTGGAGATATATTTGATTTCAACTCa GGGCCAATGAATTTTGAACGAAAAAAGTTGGTTGCACAACTGATGCTGGGCAAAATGATTACACCACAGTAA
- the LOC131245117 gene encoding protein MAIN-LIKE 2-like, translating into MDELVQSKNYDYNTRCTPLKFFNFINQINLKDEHKKAISTTPFKEFLRFPRLAIQRTFLNTIIRRWDNETKSFIIRGNRLFIKPQDIALILRLSMNGESLDMKKKLDVCDEKFKNKYFPNALILRNLIEENIKRWMEETLDECLANFTKLFILYIFNTILFSTSNHVTPKFLLHYVNNLEKLNSYDWATTVYEFLVRSISKCVEEKKSYVNRCVMILEAWLQEHIIHQPMLTTKMMYPRLLRWVEGGYQHANTHRKYIDNLIYTQVIEEIKPTYEERNLLPPLASNITQETCSRLEPKFLNIIEKLMIQNKKNEDNSEYRELLMENKELRDKIVDKEIIIQRLSDEVKELKINRDWEATSCEIIKDMQVNSDIP; encoded by the exons ATG GATGAGTTAGTTCAATCAAAAAACTATGATTACAACACCAGATGTActccattaaaattttttaattttattaaccAAATTAATTTAAAAGATGAACATAAAAAAGCAATTTCAACCACTCCTTTTAAGGAATTTTTGCGTTTTCCAAGGTTAGCAATTCAACGCACATTTTTAAATACTATTATACGTAGATGGGATAACGAAACCAAAAGTTTCATCATTAGAGGAAATAGGCTATTTATTAAACCCCAAGACATTGCTTTAATATTGAGGTTGAGTATGAATGGAGAGTCTTTAGATATGAAGAAGAAATTAGATGTTTGcgatgaaaaatttaaaaataaatattttccaAATGCTCTTATATTGAGGAATTTGATTGAGGAGAATATTAAGAGGTGGATGGAAGAAACTTTGGATGAATGTTTAGCCAATTTTACTAAACtatttattttgtatatatttaataCAATTTTATTTTCAACTTCAAATCATGTCACACCAAAATTCTTGTTGCACTATGTGAATAACCTGGAAAAGTTAAATAGTTATGATTGGGCGACTACTGTTTATGAGTTCTTGGTTAGAAGTATATCTAAATGTGTGGAGGAGAAGAAGAGCTATGTAAACAGATGTGTCATGATACTAGAA GCATGGTTACAAGAGCACATCATTCATCAGCCAATGTTAACAACAAAAATGATGTATCCACGTTTATTGAGATGGGTAGAAGGTGGTTACCAACATGCTAACACACATAGGAAATATATTGATAATCTCATCTACACTCAG GTTATTGAAGAAATAAAGCCTACGTATGAAGAGAGAAATCTACTACCTCCTCTT GCATCAAATATCACCCAAGAAACATGTAGTCGTTTGGAGCCTAAATTTTTGAACATTATAGAGAAGTTAATGATACAA aataagaaaaatgaagacaatAGTGAGTACAGAGAATTACTGATGGAAAATAAAGAGTTAAGAGACAAGATAGTTGATAAAGAAATAATCATACAACGGTTGTCTGATGAAGTGAAAGAGTTAAAGATAAACCGCGATTGGGAAGCTACATCATGTGAAATAATCAAGGACATGCAAGTAAATTCTGACATACCATAA